A single window of Salvia splendens isolate huo1 chromosome 6, SspV2, whole genome shotgun sequence DNA harbors:
- the LOC121808887 gene encoding uncharacterized protein LOC121808887, with product MSNLAYKYLMETNKLSGSNFTDWLRCLRLVLRHDKVEYFLDKPISVIPNKESLEFATFDVEAHKKHIDNASDAQCVMLSSMSLELQRQHEHMFPYEMLKHLESLYASQAQTMEYKILRDLFKCKLHDGGKVSEHVLKMIGLIERLASIGTVLPANGSTNLILQSLPSSFNNFIVNFNMNNTKVGLPELHNMLKTYESSAAKVKSVLIVSSSAKSSKWKNKQQ from the coding sequence aTGTCAAACTTGGCTTACAAATatttgatggaaacaaacaagtTGAGtgggtcaaatttcacggattGGCTCCGTTGTTTGCGCTTGGTGCTAAGGCATGACAAGGTTGAGTATTTCCTAGACAAACCAATCAGTGTCATCCCCAATAAGGAATCTCTTGAGTTTGCTACGTTTGACGTTGAAGCTCATAAAAAACACATTGATAATGCATCTGATGCTCAGTGTGTCATGTTGTCATCTATGAGTTTGGAACTGCAAAGACAACATGAACACATGTTTCCATATGAAATGCTTAAGCACTTGGAGAGTTTGTATGCTTCACAAGCTCAAACTATGGAGTATAAGATACTTCGCGATCTCTTCAAGTGCAAGCTTCATGATGGAGGCAAAGTTTCTGAGCATGTGCTGAAAATGATTGGTTTGATTGAGAGGTTAGCATCGATTGGAACGGTGCTCCCCGCAAATGGCTCAACAAATCTAATTTTGCAGTCTCTTCCTAGCAGTTTTAACAATTTCATTGTGAATTTTAACATGAACAACACGAAGGTTGGGCTGCCAGAGCTGCACAATATGCTTAAGACTTATGAGTCTTCCGCTGCTAAGGTAAAATCTGTGCTCATAGTGAGCTCTTCTGCAAAGTCTTCGAAATGGAAGAATAAGCAGCAATAG